The Salegentibacter mishustinae genomic interval CAAGAGGCAATAGTGCTAACTATACCTTAGATGTTGTAAGACCTGTTCCTTTTTTGAAATCTAAACTTAAATTTGTCTATAATATTAATAAGCGAATTAAGAAGGAGAAAATTACTGTAAATAATTCTGGAAATTATGTGGCGCTGCAAACTAAATATTCATTCGGAAAAAGCGGTAGTTTCACGTATAATCCTGCATTACTAACCGAAGTGCACTGGGGACTTCAACGAAGCTTGGGTGGCAATTTTATATTTAACACACATATTGGGCTTGGTTTTGTAAGTGATTTTGATACCAGTAGCACGGCTTTCTCGCCTACTTTTGGTTTGGCATTTGGATATCGCCTATTTTAATTTGTTTGAATTCTTGAGGTTGTTTTCGTAAATTCTGAATTATGAAAAAGACTATTCAGAATGTAGAAATTGAAGTTTCTAAAGGAGATATCGCCAATCAACCTGAAATTGAAGCTGTGGTAAATGCAGCAAATGCTCAACTCACTACTGGCGGCGGCGTGGCGGGAGCAATTCATAGTGCTGCAGGACCGGGACTTTATGAAGAGTGTAAGCCTCTTGCGCCTATTTCTCCCGGAGAGGCCGTTATTACCGGCTCTCATAAATTACCGAACAAATATGTGATTCATTGTCTGGGGCCGGTCTACGGTCGGGATAATCCGGCTGACAAACTTTTGGGAAATTGCTA includes:
- a CDS encoding macro domain-containing protein, which codes for MKKTIQNVEIEVSKGDIANQPEIEAVVNAANAQLTTGGGVAGAIHSAAGPGLYEECKPLAPISPGEAVITGSHKLPNKYVIHCLGPVYGRDNPADKLLGNCYKNALKYSEDKQVKSVAFPAISTGVFGYPIKEATRISFNTILAEIPKLKHLQKLKFVLFSEADLKIYEAMLDEV